The sequence below is a genomic window from Halolamina litorea.
TCGTGCCGCTCGCGCTCGGCCTCGGGCTGGCGGCCTTCGGCGTGGCGCTGGCGGTGGCCGACGTCGACGGGGCGATGGTCCGGACGACCACGATCTGGGCTGTGATCGGGTTCGCCACGATGGCGGTGTTGGTCGGACTGACGCTGGCGGGCTCGACCGCCGACGGGCGGCTGTCCGTGGAGGTCGCTCGGACACGGACGTATCTGTCGAACTTCCTCATCGGCGGAAGCATCGGCGGCACGCTGACCGGGCTGTACGCCGCACGCAACCGACGCCAGCGGGGCGTGCTCCGCGAACAGACCAACCGCCTGGTGACCATCAACCGACTCCTCCGGCACGAGGTCCTCAACGCCGTGAGCGTGATCCGGGGGTACGCCAGCGTCGACCCCGAGGAGCACCCGAACGGGATGTCGGTGATCGACAAACGTGCGGCGGATATCCAACAGACGATCGAGGAGGTGCGCTACTTCACCAACAGCAGCGGGGGGAACGGCCCCGGGCCGACGCCACGTGACCTCGGCGCGGACCTCCACGAGAGCATCGCGACGATCGGCGAGCGTTACCCCGACGTGGACGTCTCGGTCGAGTCGGTCCCCGATGACGTGACCGTGTTCGCGAACGAACGGCTGGGGCTCGTCTTCACCAACCTACTCGAGAACGCCGTGGTCCACGGCGAGGACCGGACGCCGGCGGTCACCGTCGAGACGACGCCGGCAACCGTCGCCGTGAGTATTACCGACGACGGGTCGGGGCTCCCCGAGAGCCAGCGAGCACTGCTCGAGACCGGCGATATCGACGAGTTCGACAACCCGAAGGTCGGGTTCGGTCTGAACGTGGTTCGACTGCTCGTCACGAGCTACGGGGGGAATATCGACACCGCCGTCGACGACAGTACGACGGTGACGGTGACGCTAAGCCGCGCCCAGCCCCAGGGGGTCGAGGTCCGACCGAGCAGGTCGGACCTGGCAGGGGTTCGTCCCGCCGCCCCACACCTCGTGGTGGCCTGTGCCGCAGCGTTGGTCGCCGGTGTCGCCTACAGCGTTGTCTCGGGGTTCTTGGGGGGCTCGGTCGCGGGTATCGGCGTCTTCTACGGGACGGCGGACCCCGTCGTCGGCTGGCTCACCCACGAGTTCCACAGCGTCGTCTTCGGGTTCACGTACGTGGGCGTGCTCTCGCTCGTGCTGGAGCGGTACCGGAACACCACTGCGACCTACGCCGTCGTCGGGGTGGTCTGGGGGCTGCTCGTCTGGGCCGTCGCCGCCAGCGTCGTCGCCCCGGTCTGGCTTCAGTTGCTCGGGATCCCCACATCGGTTCCCAACTTCTCACTCCCGCTGCTGGCGAGCCACCTCGTCTGGGGGGTGACGTTGGGTCTGGGTACGGCCCTCGGCTACACGTACGTCATGCCTCGGCTCGGCGAGAGCGTTGAGTAGCCTGGCTTACGCGTCGCGACTCCCCACGATCCACTTCTCGGAGTACGACTCCCCGCAGGAACACTTCGCGTAGGCGTGCATCACGTCGCCCTCCCCGTACATCCCGCCGACCTCCTGGTTCTCGGCCTCGGCGAACGCGAAGACGTACTTGACCGTGTGCTCCCCGCCGTCGCCGTCCTTGGGACAGGTCCCGCCCGCAAGGTCGGCGTTGACGCTGCCGCCCTCGCCCATCGCTTCCTTGGCGAACTCCATCGCGCCCTGCCCGGTGCCGGCGCTGAACAGCTTTCGCCCCTGCTCGCCCGGCCGGACGAGCATGACGCCGCCGTCGACCTCCTCGCCGGCGTCTGCGAGTTTGCCCGCCTCGTCCAACTGATCGTCGGCGAGAAACAGCGCCACGTCCTCCAGCCGTTCGCCCGCGAGGAACTCAGAGAGCTTGCTCATACCCCGACGAGGCGCCTGAGCGGGAAAAAGCGACCGCGTTGCAGTCGGTCAGTCGAGGTCGAAGGGGTCGTCGCCGTCGTCGTCGCTCCCCCCATCCAGACTTTCCGCGATCCCCTGTAGCGAACCACCCGGCCCGCTGGTGTCGCGGTAGAACGCCCGTTCGCCGGGGAGTCGGACGCCGTAGCGCTCGCCGGCCTCGATCTCGTCGATCTCGACGGGGTCGCCGGGCTCCCGACCCACGTTGCGGAGCCACTCCACGAGGCGGTTCTCGGCGCGACCCGGGTCACGGGCCTCGCTTTTGAGGTCGTAGGCGCCGCGGATCAGCAGGCCAGTGCTGTCGCCCTGCACCTCGGCGTGGCGTGCCTCGCCGTCGACGACGAGCGTGACGAACGAGCCCTGTTCGAGGTCGAGAGCGCTCGGGAGACGCAGACAGGGGCGCCGGGTGCCGCCGCTGCGGGCCACCTCGGCCCGTTCGGTGTGAACGCTGGCGTGGTCGCTGGGGATGCGGTCGGCCATCGAAAAGCGTGTGTGAACTTACTCCTCGCCGTCGTCGTCGCCCTCGCCGAACGCCGCGGCGACGTCCTCGTCGCCGCGGGCGGTGGCGTTGACCTGCGCGGACTCCTCGCTGAACTCGGCGCCACGGACCGTGATTCGGCGTCGCTCGCCGTCCTTCTCGGGCTTGAAGCCGACGCCGTCCTCGAGCAGGAGCTGCTTGAGGTTCGGGCCAGCCACGTCGGCGCGCATCGGTCGGCCGGCGGCGTCCGAGCCACCGGTGAGTTCGAGGGTGGACTCCGAGAGCCCGACCACGTCGCCGTCGACCTCGTCGCCGAGCGAGCGCCCGAGGAATCGGTTTGCGTCCTGTCCGTCGACCGTCGTCTGGTACGTCTTACCCGTGTCGGGGTCCGACACGACGAGATTGAGTTCGGCCATACCCGAAAATCTCGGCCGCGGCTGAAAAACACGTCGAAACCGCCCGTTCCGGAGGGGTGGGGCCTACTCCTCGCCGGGAAGCAGCGCCTCGGGGTGTTGCTGGACGAACAGCACGCGCTCGCTGTCGTCGAGGGGGCGGACGTAGAGTCGGCTCTCGCCCGACTCCTCGATCCGCCGGACCGTCTCCTCGGCGTCATCGACCTTGTAGTAGATCGGGATGAGAACGGCCCGTTCGGCGGCCTCGGCCTTCATCACGACAACCGCGAACACGACGCCGTTGGTCTGGGCGTTGTACGCCTCGTACTCGTCGAACTCGGCGCCGTCGACGGCGTCCTGCACGTCGGCGAACTCGTTGCCGGGGGCCATCACGTCGAAGCCCGTTCGGTCGTCCTCGTAGCCGTCCTCGGTCTCCAGTCGGGGCAGCGGCGTCACCGCGCCGGGGTGGAGTTCGACGGTCTCCCAGCCGGCCTCCCGGAGTTCGGCCGCGGTGGCCTCCATGTCCTCGACGGTGTTCTCCCAGAGGTCGGTCATACCCTGCAGCGGGTGTCCGGGGCTCATGCCCGGGTGTCGGCCCGTGGGAACTGAAAAGGGTTCGCTTCCGGCGGACGCCAACGCTAAGCCCACGCCGGCCCCACGCCGAGCCATGAGCGACGACGCCAGCCTGACGGACTTCTCGGGCGGCGACGACGGCGACGACACGTCGGCGGCCGACAACGAAGGCTCCGCTGAGGCGGCCGACCCCCTCGACGAACCCACCTTCACCTACACGTCGACGCCCCACGGGGCGGCGTGTGCGGCCTGCGGTGCGACCGTGGAGAAACGGTGGCGCGCCGGCGAGGGTGGCGCCGCGGACGCCCCCGACCTCGACCCCGACGCGCTCGTCTGCCCGGACTGCAAAGAGTGGTAGCGACCGACGCGACCGTTACTCCCGTTCGAACCCCGCCGCCAGCGTCCCCGCGCTCACGCTGAGCACCGTCGGCCGGCCGTGCGGGCAGGCGAACGGCTGCTCGCACTGGCCGAGTCGGTGGACGAGCGACTGGGCCTGTTCGTCTTCCAGCGTGTCGCCCGCCTTCAGCGACGGGTGACAGGCCAGGTCGGCGAGCGCCGCCTCGCGGGCGTCAGCGGGGTCGTCGCCGCGGGCGAGCGCCGCGAGGACCTCCCGGAACGCCGCCGAGTCGGCGGGCCGACCCAGCGGCGCCGGTACCGTCGAGAGTTTCACCGTCGTCCCGCCGAACGGGTCGGCTTCGAACCCCAGCGCCGCGACTTCGTCGGCGCGCTCCTCGACGACCGCGGCCTCGGCGGGCGACAGCGAGACGGTTTCGGGCGGCGAGATTCCGACCCGTTCGATCGGCGTCCCCGAGACGGCGGCCCGCAGGCGCTCGTAGTTCACCCGCTCGTGGGCCGCGTGCTGGTCGATCACCAGCAGTTCCTCGCCCGCCACACAGAGCAGGTAGGTCTCGCGGAACTGCCCGAGCACCTCGGCGTCGGCGAGTGCGGAGTCGGCGTCGACCGGTTCGAGTGACTCTTCCAGCCCCATCGCCACCTCGCCCGAGCGCCGGAGGTCAGCCGTCGTCAGGGCGTCGTTGACGCCGGTTTCCACGGCCGCTTCGACGGCCTCGCGGGCCGCGAGCGCCACCTCGGCTTTCGCCGGGTGGACGTTCGCGTCGACTGTTTCGGGGGGAAGCGAAACCGAAACGACCGCGATGGGGTGGCGCCCGTTCGGGAGGAGCGTGCCGTAACCGCGCTCGACCGCGCGGCGGAGCCCCTCGTTGACGACTGGTCGGCCGTTGACCGCGGTCCGCAAGTGCGAGCGGTCGGCACGCGTGGTCGCGGGGGACGCGAGGACTCCTTCGACGTGGAGCGCGGCGCCGTTCGGTCCCTCACCCCCAGCCGAGAGCGTCGTCTCGTGGGTGAACGTCGTCGCCCCGGCGGCGACGTGGCGGTCGTAGACCGCGGCCAGCGTGTCCTCGTAGACGCCGCTCCCGGGGGTTTCGAACACGTCCCGCCCGTCGTGGGCGAGCGAGAACGACACGTCGGGACGGGTCAGTGCGTACCGCGCCACGAGGTCCGAGACCTTCGCGAACTCCGCGCCCGCGCCGCCGAGCGCTTCGAGTCGGGCCGGGCGGTCGGCGAAGAGGTCACGGACGATCACCGTCGTCCCGCGTGCCCGGCCGGCGTCGGTGATCTGGACGTCGCCGGGCGAAGCCCGGCTACCAGAGGGACTTCGTCCCTCGCTGCCCCCATCGCCGTCGACGACGAGTCGAGTCCCCGGTTCGCTCCCGTCGCTGGTGACCAGTTCGAGTCGGCCGGCGTCGGCGATGCTCGGCAGCGCCTCGCCACGGAAGCCGAGGCTCGTCGTCGCCGGCAGCTCCGCCGCGTCCCGGAGTTTGCTGGTCGCGTGGCGCTCGACCGCCCGCGCGGCGTCCCCCCGAGCCATCCCGTGGCCGTCGTCGGCGACGCGGAGTCGCTCGGTGCCGTCGCCGTCGACTTCGACGCGGACCGAGGCCGCGCCGGCGTCGAGCGCGTTGTCCAGCAGTTCGCCGACGACCCGTTCGGGCCGGGTGATCACCTCGCCGGCGGCGATGCGGTCGACCGTGGCGTCGTCCAGCCGTTCCACCGCGGGGGTGTCGCTCATCGGTCCGTGACGCGGTCCTGTAGCTCCTGCAGCCGGTTCAGCGCCTCCAGCGGCGTCGTCCTCGCGAGGTCGAGTTCGCGGAGTTCGGCCGCGAGGGCGTCCGCGCCGTCGGCGGCCGCACCCTCTGGTTCGGTTCCCGGCAGCGTCTGCTGGCCCGGGGGCGTCGAGGAGTCGGATGCCGCTTCGGACTCCCCATCTGCAGTTCCTGCACCGTCGGTCGCCGCCGGCGCCGTCGATGCCGCTGGCGCGCGCTCGTGGCCATCAGTCGCCTCGACCAGTTCGCGCGAACGTTCGACCACGGAGTCGGGCACGCCGGCCATCCGTGCAACCTCGACGCCGTACGACGACGACGAGGGGCCGTCGTCGACGCGGTGGAGGAACGTCACGTCGTCGCCGTCCCGGATCGCCGTGAAGTGGAGGTTGAACACGCCCTCGCGCTCGTCGGCCAGCGCGGTCAGGTCGTGGTAGTGCGTCGCAAAGAGCGTCCGGGCACCCACCTCGTCGTGGAGGAACTCCGTGGCCGCGCGGGCGATGGCGAGGCCGTCGGCGGTGGAGGTCCCGCGACCGACTTCGTCCAGCAGGACCAGCGAGTCCTCGGTGGCGTCGTGGAGGATGTCGGTGAGTTCGCTCATCTCGCGCATGAACGTCGACTGGCCCCCGGCGATGTCGTCGCTGGCGCCGACGCGGGTGAACACCCGGTCCAGCACGGGGAGGCTCGCCGAGCGGGCGGGGACGAAGCCGCCGGCCTGTGCGAGCACGGCGATCAGGCCGACCTGGCGCATGTACGTCGACTTCCCGCTCATGTTCGGGCCGGTGATGAGCGCGACGCCGCCCGCGGGCAGGTCGGCGTCGTTGGGGACGAACTCCGCCTGCGCGCGAGCGACGACGGGGTGGCGCCCGGCCTCGATTTCGAGGGCCTCGTCGCCGTCGTGGAACGTTGGCCGACAGAAGTCTGGGCCGACGGCGACCGTCGAAAGCGAGAGCAGCGCGTCCAGATCGGCGAGGTCGTCGGCCACGCCCTGCAGTCGGTCGGCGGCCTCGGCGACCTCGGCGCGCACCTCGCGGAACACGTCGTACTCCAGCGCGTCGGCGCGCTCGGCCGCGCCGAGGATTTCGTCCTCGCGCCGGCGGAGTTCGGGGGTGACGAACCGCTCCGAGTTCTTCAGGGTCTGGCGCCGGCGGTACTCGTCGGGCACCGAATCGAGGTGGCTGTCGGTCACCTCGATGTAGTAGCCGTGGACCTGATTGTGCCCGACTTCGAGGTTGTCGATCCCGGTTCGCTCCCGCTCCTGCTGTTCGAGGTCGGCGACCCACGCTCGACCCTCGCGCTCGGTCGACCGGACCTCGTCGAGTTCCTCGTCGAAGCCGTCGGCGATCACGCCGCCCTCGGTGATCTCCTGTGGCGGGTCCGCCGCGATGGCGCGCTCGATCAGCTCCCGCGTCTCCCGGAGTTCGTCGAGGTCGTCCCGCAGCCGACCGAGACGATCCGATTCGGCGTCCGCGAGGGCAGCTTTCAGGTTCGGAACGATCGAGAGCGTCCGGGCGACTGAGCGGAGGTCCCGGGCGTTCGCCCGCTCGCGGGACACGCGAGAGACGAGTCGTTCGAGGTCGTAGGCTGCGCGCAGTTCGTCGCGGAGTTCCTCGCGAAGCAGCGTCCGCGTCGAGAGTTCCCCGACGGCGTCGAGACGGCCCTCGATGGCCGCCCGATCGACCAGCGGCCGGCGGAGCCACGACGCCAGCCGGCGGCGCCCGAGCGCACAGACCGTCTCGTTCACCGTCTCGAACAGCGTGTCCCCCTCGCGGTCGCCGCCGGCGCGGTTCTCGAACAGTTCGAGGCTGCGGAGCGCGGCGGCGTCCAACCGCAGGCAGTCGGCGGGGTCGTAGCGCCGCACCCGCGAGACGTACTCGAGCGAGCCGTCGTCGCCCTGCGTGTACTCGGCGTACGCCAGCAGGCCGCCGACCGCGCGGGCCTCCACGGCCGCGAACCGGTCCGGGTCGGCGTACTCCGCGAGGGTCGCCCGTGCGGCGTCGACGGCGAAGGCGTCGTCGTCCCAGTCGGTGACGGGGCAGTCGGGATCCACCTCGGGGGTGCCCGGCCCCGAGATCAGTTCGGCGGGCCCGACACGGGCGACCTCTTCGCGTGCGCCCGCACGGTCGGCGGCGGGCGCGACCCGACACTCGCCGGTGGACACGTCGACGCTGGCGACGGCGTAGGCCGGGGCGTCACCGGTGTCAGCATCGGCGCCGACGACCGCCGCCACGTACGTCGAGTCGGGCGAGAGCAGTTCGTCGTCGACGACGGTGCCGGGGGTGATGATCTGAGTGACGGCGCGCTCGACGATGCCCGACGCCTCGCTCGGGTCCTCAACCTGATCGGCGACGGCGACGCGGTGGCCGGCGTCGAGCAGTCGCTCGATGTACTCCGCGGCGTTGTCGACGGGGATTCCCGCCGCGGCGTAGGTGCCGGTGGAGTCCTCGCGCTCGATCAGTGTGAGCTCACAGAGCCGCGCGACCTCCTCGGCGATGCCGCAGAACGTCTTGTAGAAATCCCCCACTCGGAACAGCACGAGCGCGTCGTCGTGCTCCGCACAGCGGTCGACGTACTGCTGGAGCATCGGCGTGAGCTCGTCGCGGCGCTCGGCCAACTCCGCCGGGGGACCAGTGACCGCAGACATGCCCGAACGAGGGCGGGCGACGCGGAAGAGCGTTACGCGAGCCGGCGGCCACGCCCGGTCGGTCGGGGTTATCCGATCCACCTAACGCATTAGGTAGGCCGCTTTCCCCCGCGTAGCTGTTGGACAGAGTACGTCGATGGGTTCGAACTGTACGTCGGTGAGTGCGGGGGCGCTCGCCGACACCGACCGGGTCGTTATCGTGGGGGACAATCAGCGGAACGCGGAGATGATGGGGGAGACGCTCGCCGGAGTGACTGTGGCGACTGCGACGCCCGTCGGCGCCCGTGACCGCCTCGGCTCGGGGCCGAGCCTCGTCGACGCCGTCGTCGTCGACACCGAGACGGTCACCCGAGGGGTGACCGAACTGGTACGGGACGTGCGTGAGCAGGGGATACCGGTCGTGCTGCTCTCGGGAGACGCCTCCCCGTCGGTTCGGCGTAACGCCGCCGGCGTCGACGGGATGGCCTTCGAGCAGAAACCGATCCGGAGCGACCAGTTCCGCGAGCTCGTGGCCGACGCGCTCGCGTAACCCCCGACGTGGCGCCTGTGGATCGCTGCGCGGAACTGTGGACTGCCGTGTGGACACTGTGGAACGCCGAAACACCGTGGGCCCGGTCGCCGCGGCTGTGGGGCCGCCGGCGACCTAACTGATTAGGTGAGACACTTACGCCCGTAGCTCGTGTCCGGTCGAGTACCGATGGGATCCAAGTCCGCGTCGGGGGGAGTGGGGACTCTCG
It includes:
- a CDS encoding DUF7573 domain-containing protein; this translates as MSDDASLTDFSGGDDGDDTSAADNEGSAEAADPLDEPTFTYTSTPHGAACAACGATVEKRWRAGEGGAADAPDLDPDALVCPDCKEW
- a CDS encoding DUF7112 family protein, which produces MADRIPSDHASVHTERAEVARSGGTRRPCLRLPSALDLEQGSFVTLVVDGEARHAEVQGDSTGLLIRGAYDLKSEARDPGRAENRLVEWLRNVGREPGDPVEIDEIEAGERYGVRLPGERAFYRDTSGPGGSLQGIAESLDGGSDDDGDDPFDLD
- the mutL gene encoding DNA mismatch repair endonuclease MutL, which gives rise to MSDTPAVERLDDATVDRIAAGEVITRPERVVGELLDNALDAGAASVRVEVDGDGTERLRVADDGHGMARGDAARAVERHATSKLRDAAELPATTSLGFRGEALPSIADAGRLELVTSDGSEPGTRLVVDGDGGSEGRSPSGSRASPGDVQITDAGRARGTTVIVRDLFADRPARLEALGGAGAEFAKVSDLVARYALTRPDVSFSLAHDGRDVFETPGSGVYEDTLAAVYDRHVAAGATTFTHETTLSAGGEGPNGAALHVEGVLASPATTRADRSHLRTAVNGRPVVNEGLRRAVERGYGTLLPNGRHPIAVVSVSLPPETVDANVHPAKAEVALAAREAVEAAVETGVNDALTTADLRRSGEVAMGLEESLEPVDADSALADAEVLGQFRETYLLCVAGEELLVIDQHAAHERVNYERLRAAVSGTPIERVGISPPETVSLSPAEAAVVEERADEVAALGFEADPFGGTTVKLSTVPAPLGRPADSAAFREVLAALARGDDPADAREAALADLACHPSLKAGDTLEDEQAQSLVHRLGQCEQPFACPHGRPTVLSVSAGTLAAGFERE
- the mutS gene encoding DNA mismatch repair protein MutS → MSAVTGPPAELAERRDELTPMLQQYVDRCAEHDDALVLFRVGDFYKTFCGIAEEVARLCELTLIEREDSTGTYAAAGIPVDNAAEYIERLLDAGHRVAVADQVEDPSEASGIVERAVTQIITPGTVVDDELLSPDSTYVAAVVGADADTGDAPAYAVASVDVSTGECRVAPAADRAGAREEVARVGPAELISGPGTPEVDPDCPVTDWDDDAFAVDAARATLAEYADPDRFAAVEARAVGGLLAYAEYTQGDDGSLEYVSRVRRYDPADCLRLDAAALRSLELFENRAGGDREGDTLFETVNETVCALGRRRLASWLRRPLVDRAAIEGRLDAVGELSTRTLLREELRDELRAAYDLERLVSRVSRERANARDLRSVARTLSIVPNLKAALADAESDRLGRLRDDLDELRETRELIERAIAADPPQEITEGGVIADGFDEELDEVRSTEREGRAWVADLEQQERERTGIDNLEVGHNQVHGYYIEVTDSHLDSVPDEYRRRQTLKNSERFVTPELRRREDEILGAAERADALEYDVFREVRAEVAEAADRLQGVADDLADLDALLSLSTVAVGPDFCRPTFHDGDEALEIEAGRHPVVARAQAEFVPNDADLPAGGVALITGPNMSGKSTYMRQVGLIAVLAQAGGFVPARSASLPVLDRVFTRVGASDDIAGGQSTFMREMSELTDILHDATEDSLVLLDEVGRGTSTADGLAIARAATEFLHDEVGARTLFATHYHDLTALADEREGVFNLHFTAIRDGDDVTFLHRVDDGPSSSSYGVEVARMAGVPDSVVERSRELVEATDGHERAPAASTAPAATDGAGTADGESEAASDSSTPPGQQTLPGTEPEGAAADGADALAAELRELDLARTTPLEALNRLQELQDRVTDR
- a CDS encoding 30S ribosomal protein S6e, with amino-acid sequence MAELNLVVSDPDTGKTYQTTVDGQDANRFLGRSLGDEVDGDVVGLSESTLELTGGSDAAGRPMRADVAGPNLKQLLLEDGVGFKPEKDGERRRITVRGAEFSEESAQVNATARGDEDVAAAFGEGDDDGEE
- a CDS encoding DUF7529 family protein — encoded protein: MSPGHPLQGMTDLWENTVEDMEATAAELREAGWETVELHPGAVTPLPRLETEDGYEDDRTGFDVMAPGNEFADVQDAVDGAEFDEYEAYNAQTNGVVFAVVVMKAEAAERAVLIPIYYKVDDAEETVRRIEESGESRLYVRPLDDSERVLFVQQHPEALLPGEE
- a CDS encoding response regulator; its protein translation is MGSNCTSVSAGALADTDRVVIVGDNQRNAEMMGETLAGVTVATATPVGARDRLGSGPSLVDAVVVDTETVTRGVTELVRDVREQGIPVVLLSGDASPSVRRNAAGVDGMAFEQKPIRSDQFRELVADALA
- a CDS encoding sensor histidine kinase codes for the protein MGKHLNYGGLVVAGLGFFLTRFTVTLALYDDTVQFYLAGVVPLALGLGLAAFGVALAVADVDGAMVRTTTIWAVIGFATMAVLVGLTLAGSTADGRLSVEVARTRTYLSNFLIGGSIGGTLTGLYAARNRRQRGVLREQTNRLVTINRLLRHEVLNAVSVIRGYASVDPEEHPNGMSVIDKRAADIQQTIEEVRYFTNSSGGNGPGPTPRDLGADLHESIATIGERYPDVDVSVESVPDDVTVFANERLGLVFTNLLENAVVHGEDRTPAVTVETTPATVAVSITDDGSGLPESQRALLETGDIDEFDNPKVGFGLNVVRLLVTSYGGNIDTAVDDSTTVTVTLSRAQPQGVEVRPSRSDLAGVRPAAPHLVVACAAALVAGVAYSVVSGFLGGSVAGIGVFYGTADPVVGWLTHEFHSVVFGFTYVGVLSLVLERYRNTTATYAVVGVVWGLLVWAVAASVVAPVWLQLLGIPTSVPNFSLPLLASHLVWGVTLGLGTALGYTYVMPRLGESVE
- a CDS encoding DUF5807 family protein, whose protein sequence is MSKLSEFLAGERLEDVALFLADDQLDEAGKLADAGEEVDGGVMLVRPGEQGRKLFSAGTGQGAMEFAKEAMGEGGSVNADLAGGTCPKDGDGGEHTVKYVFAFAEAENQEVGGMYGEGDVMHAYAKCSCGESYSEKWIVGSRDA